Below is a genomic region from Medicago truncatula cultivar Jemalong A17 chromosome 3, MtrunA17r5.0-ANR, whole genome shotgun sequence.
GTTGACGGAGTTTGAGGCTGGGGTATGCTGGTTTTCTGCTACTCTTGTGTTAGGTCTGCAGTCCTTTTGGTATATGGCAGTCTCATGTCCGTGACAGCAGCAGAtgaggcattttttttttctcccttttttcctGGTTTTTGCGCGTTTTCTGTTTGGTTTTTGCTTGCTGTTTGGCTGGTTTTTCGGCTAGTGTTGCCTGCATGTTTTGGTGTGTTTCTTACACACTCGCGCCGTGATAAATTTGctgtttctaaaatatataaaaaagtacgcgatttatatgaatttcatttaataaaataagaaaatgaatgttgatgtcTTAatgataatattaaaataaaagcagggatattgcatattatatgcaggggtcggggttcgaaccccggacaccctaTTTCtctacaattaaattgtgtgagctctagccactaagctacttgacaaaaaaaaaaaatattaaaataaaaacgttTCAAACGAACTAATACAACGATCTAATTTGTCTTTATTATTCAAAGTATGCGTCTAATCTAACTTGTTAAAATAAGAGACTTTTACCAACGATAATTTGGTCTAACGAAAAAGGGTTAGATCCCCACAATATACGATGAACTAGTGTTATAATCCTTTACCACCCATCAGTGCCTCAAATCGGATTACTTCCAAATTCCAATCCAATGAAGAGAAATAAGATGAAATGCTACCGTATATAAATATTCACTTTAAATAGTTTCTTGTTTATTGTTGACATATAATAAATGAacacaaaattgaaaatgaaattagctggaaaatattttcttaaagtATCAGTGCCCTAAATTACCAATATTGCGCTTCAAAATGGAAAAAACTAatgtgtttttataatttttgagggagtgtttttatatttgtatatttgacATTTATGTTAGGTGAataagtttttactttttcttaaatagaaaaatatattactcCCACGTCTttaattataagtcgtttttgaaaaaaaaaaaattatccaaattATTAATCctcattttttacaaaaaaaaaaaaaatcctcatatttttattcttaaaaatatatcatcTTTCATTTTTGCCCCTCTCTTTACAATGTCACGGGTGTAgctttttgactaaaaaaaaataaaaaattcaggaattaaaaattaagagggactaaaataaaaatatttatttaaaaattaaaatttattttaccctgatataaataaatgaaacaaattatataCTCCCAACAGAGAGCTTAGTTAGATTAAGTCAGAACAGTAGAGCTTAACTAGTCCCGTCAAAAGACATCGTCAATCTATATTCTAGTATTTTTCCGTGAGGATCTATATagtattagtaaaaaaaaataaaaaaaattgacaggcTTATAGTATTAGTCTTGAAGAATGTTGTTCACACTTCACTCAATGCTATGAAACACTGGTAATTTACCAATATAATCTCATCGGCAGATAACTGCTGATACATTTTAATCGACGACAGTTAACTGTTGATGgacatttacatttttataagtgtgaacaacaattttcaaaagtATTAGTCATGATCCTTTCGGAAAAATAGTATtactaatgataaaaaaattaaaaaaaaaaaacacttgtaTAATATGCTGAAAgccaagaaaaaaattcaatttttttataacaaaaaattaaaaaagaatattttggGTCTCCATATCGTAATTGTTTGTTAGAGAATAATTTAGAAAGCATTTAATATTACACACAAATAGTAAGTTTCTTATAAAATTACATGTGACAGTATTTAGAATGAAATCGTTAATAGAATGACATTGTAACTGGTTCCTaagcttttttcttttgacaatatCCTAAAATATTCTTAGAAATAAATTTCTCTTTATAAAAAATAGCTATTGATTtggaaatcttttttttttttggtggtgtgattttgaaataatttaatattacaGACAAATAGTaggtttctttaaaaaattatatgtgaaCGTATTTAATATGAAATCGTTAATAGAAATGTTTCCTAAAATGTTCTTAGAAATCGATAATTTGAAGGTTTATAAGATAATTTGAAGACCACTTTTAGGAAAGTATATACACTAAAATGGAAGTTTTATGAAAGTATATATGATACTCTATTAAGTTACCATAAACAACACATACAATGAATGAAACCAGATTTTCGATTCAAGAGCATGGCATTCattatccatatatatatataacactcCCCACACTCAATGagatatttgcatcaaaaaacaaaaatatggagAGCAAAACAATCTTCTTAGTTCTAACCCTATTTTTATGCAGCATCACAATTCCAGTGAATTCTGAATACCATTCTGAGGGAACCCTAAAAAGTCTTCATCTAAAAGAGAAAGTAACACATCTTCATTTCTACCTCTTTGACATCCTTAGTGGAAACAAACCCACTGCAGTACAAATTGCACAACCAGACACCACCGTTGGACCAAAATCAGCAACACCATTTGGCCATGTGTATGCAATTGATGATCCTTTAAGAGAGGGACCAAATAAAAGTTCTAAAGTGATTGGAAATGCACAAGGTCTTTATTTATCTTCGAGTCAAAGTGAAAATCTTTCACTTGTTTTGTACGCTGATTTTGGTTTCACCACAGGGAAATTCAAAGGGAGTTCAATTAGTGTGTTTTCGAGGAATCCTATTACTGAAACAAATCGTGAATTGGCTGTTGTTGGTGGAAGAGATAAATTTAGATTTGCTAGAGGATTTGTTCAAGTTAAGACTCATTCTCTTAATTACAAAAATGGTGATGCCATTCTTGAGTATCATGTTACTCTTCTTCACTACTAGTGTGTGAGAAAATAATGTATGGAAATTTTCTTCCATAATTaggagaaaataataataatactagtATATAGtaattttcttcaatctttttatgtttttaattagttttaaattattattattattattatatgatcTTTACTTTATTTGAGTTAAAATAATCTTTACAAAATGAACTGATATCATACAATCAAAAGTATTTAAGACCAAAAAGACACTCAAATGTATTTATTGTGAGAGGTTTCCATTTATGCaatatgattttaattgaagaCAAATCTCAAAATCTGGTTGAATTAATTATagtttattcacttttttttttttactaaatctGCTTCAattaaacagaaaaaaaaaattaattaaagaaagtCTCTATGATCATAGCTcagttgagattttttttttatgaacgcTCAATTGATACTTGATAAGACATCGAATAATATATTCAGgagggttcaaaccccaaatattttatttatgggaaatgctaaccggtgccccgggggcactggttaaggatatgaaaaaggaaattatatagtaattaatgcattgaaattgtgtaattaattgataataaagtcaaaaacagtttccttttatggtaataattcccttttatggtatgcttaaccagtgccccgggacCACGGGTTAGCAGGAccctttatttattcatatcAAAAAGGTGAATTTGTAGCGATCAGACTAGACTACTCGACAAAAAAtgctaataataaaaaataatatttaccaAGAGTTAACGTGTATACTAATCTATTGGTTGATAAGAGCTCTAACATAGCTCCAAATTATCAAACTCTACTAGAAAAACTAAAGTTAGAGAGGGTAAGAGTATGTGACTAAAGTAACAACATAATTCTGTCACAAATGAATTTAGCGAAAAATTGAGTGACACGTCCAAATTCAtaaccaaaatattttaaagcatACACATAAGCAATCAAACAACTCTCAACAATTTGTGACGATCTTGAACATTTTTTCGGTTATATGGAAATCTTAAAGACTTATAGTTTGGTGTATAATTAGACGTACTATTATGACTAATGCCTAACATGTGCGAAGAGGCTTTACTTCATATATTACTTGCCCGATTTGTATTGAATCCATTATTCACACATTCCGTGAATGCAGTCTGTTTTGGATTTATGGTAGAAGCTGGGAAACTAGAACATTATCATGACAACTAgggtatatatatattgaagaatAGTGGATAATTTACCTCAACCAATAAACATTCATCTTTTTAGATGGTATCCATGAACTGTCTTGACTCTACCAATAAATTGCTTATTTTCATtgattggtgggtaaattacccaccattctttaaaggtaatttagaaaaaaccgaacggtattaatttttatgaatcGTAGACTTAAGATATTGTAAGGACAACTAGAAACATGGCTGTatttgaaaacaaacaaaattcaattattgAAATGGTGATTTAAATTTGTCACAGATCGCAAGAAGTGGTAGAATTAAAAAGTTCGAAAATTTATTAACCCCCTagtccacacacacacacacacgacAGGAGGCTATGGATTCAAGACACTAGTTGAGTATCTCCAACATGGAGCTACAACTTGTTGTGTACTCCACTATCATAAGTAGTATATTATTTTTAGTCTCTCATAGAACCAATGAAGTTCATTCatctttttatcatataatactttaaattatttaatatcttatttcgCATATTTCTCTATTCAACTCTAGTAAATGATTGAGaataattttgacaaaagaaaaacttttaaaaaataacacttCAAATGAAAGGAATCAGTAATTCTATCATCTTTTAATATAGAACCTAAGAAATCTTATTCCTATTAATGATTGTGGCCTCattcaatgaaaaacaaaa
It encodes:
- the LOC11426732 gene encoding dirigent protein 15; the protein is MESKTIFLVLTLFLCSITIPVNSEYHSEGTLKSLHLKEKVTHLHFYLFDILSGNKPTAVQIAQPDTTVGPKSATPFGHVYAIDDPLREGPNKSSKVIGNAQGLYLSSSQSENLSLVLYADFGFTTGKFKGSSISVFSRNPITETNRELAVVGGRDKFRFARGFVQVKTHSLNYKNGDAILEYHVTLLHY